A window of the Pungitius pungitius chromosome 3, fPunPun2.1, whole genome shotgun sequence genome harbors these coding sequences:
- the LOC119227066 gene encoding uncharacterized protein LOC119227066, giving the protein MDSKQSDRESVASKRSLRSSTSSAGSVTRARAKAEAAKARATFANKEAKAKLERAATEAKLQKEKAEKEAEYYKEKAAIEFELQLENARKDAELEALASYREAAAAEAEAAVWEDAMDNFVVLDEAGPSEKDKLERTSEYVQSQYELHSGETHPRTRSLRQAAMNASSQVSQLPTDETPQGYSSNPFSPTWQPPVSPKEPSYAKNITNPALANYGSENVQTPSAIKVERQVPRKETDHQTNINMRTTSSDNSPQPSFPRYISTASHGAPGAEHLAQFLARRDLVSSSLYKFDDNPENYRAWHSSYINATQGLGLTATEELDLMTKWLGRESSDQVRRLRSVHATNPVVALRRAWERLQECYAAPEVIERSLFNRLDHFPRLSGKEHTKLRELADLLMEVQGAKEDGYLPGLSYLDTARGIEPIVAKLPYGLQERWVSAGSKHKDENNGRFPPFEFFASFVHHEARKRNDPSFAIQGTSGLAAKPERPSFRSNQTPISVHKTDIASTHSNDLKGTGDPNKTCPIHGKPHPLRRCKAFRAKHLEERKSFLKAKGICFKCCSSTTHLARDCPTTVKCIECDSTYHDAAMHPGPALQDGAPSTSPHNGGEREESSDTKAVVSASCTEVCGARQVGKSCSKICLVKVYHKRQPDKAIKAYAILDDQSNRSLARSTFFELFDIKCEPYSYSLRTCSGTTETSGRRAEEFVVESLDSRVTIPLPPLIECNDILDNRSEIPTPNAALCHPHLRKVAEHIPEVDPTAEILLLLGRDIIRVHKVREQINGPHNAPFAQRLDLGWVLVGEVCLGNAHKPTVSTFKTAVLDNGRPSLLPPCTSFLRVKEMVPCSRETRHTSSKVTGEVLGQTVFNHTENDNRLAPSFEDKVFLKLMDEEVFRNESQSWVAPLPFRQPRQYLPNNREQAVQRFGSLQRSLSRKPDMQQQFVAFMGKILENDHAEVAPPLAEDEECWYLPTFGVFHPQKPGQIRVVFDSSAKHAGVSLNDVLLTGPDLNNSLLGVLLRFRKEKVAVLADIQQMFHCFVVREDHRNYLRFLWYRDNDVTKDVIDFRMKVHVFGNSPSPAIAIYGLRRAIREGSQKHGEDTVNFVMRHFYVDDGLCSMPTDAEAIDLLRRTQTSLAESNLRLHKFASNSKEVLQAFPPEDRIGASKDVNLSGEAAHTQRSLGLLWEITRDTFTFSASTDMKPFTRRGVLSTVNSVFDPFGFVAPVTIQGRALLRELTVKLSGWDAPLPADKLRKWEAWRDSLQDLKLLHIPRTYTAVSLAKAVRTELCMFSDASTKAIGAVAYLKAIQEDKQIQIGFVMGKSKLAPQSEPTIPRLELCAAVLAVEMAELIQDELDVKLDSTKFYSDSKVVLGYIYNESKRFHVYVHNRVQRIRQSTKPEQWHYVHTEENPADHASRSVPASRLPETTWFTGPNFLYKTPDKPVKTFDLIKPDMDVEIRPEVRSYATKLEEKGLSSERFQRFSSFKTLVRAVALLIHIARCQKLSNWSDKCKGWHKCDLSRTPDELCQAKEVIIRAVQKEAFKKEFEALETSRPVPLNSSLHRLSPMLQNNLICLGGRLKNANLNIGEKNPVILPKDNHVSLLLARYHHAEVKHQGRHLTEGAVRAAGFWLLGGKRIINSILHKCVTCRKLRGKFQQQRMADLPPERLTTCPPFTYVGLDVFGPWVVCTRRTRGGQAESKRWAIMFCCMSSRAVHIEVIDSMDTSGCINALRRFFAIRGPAKQLRSDCGTNFIGACKELGMSKDQPDTTVQKYLNQEGCSWQFNPPHASHMGGSWERLIGLARRILDSMLLEQHTRLTHDVLCTLMAEVTAILNARPLIPVSNDPEDPLILSPSMLLTQKGGVPSPPGDFTDKDLLTKQWRQVQALANRFWNRWSREYLPTLLCRKKWHKSYRNLQEGDIVLLKDTQVARNHWPTAIITKTFPGKDGRVRKVELRTTVQGSSKTFLRPVSEVILLLVKD; this is encoded by the coding sequence ATGGATAGCAAACAAAGCGACAGGGAGTCAGTGGCCAGTAAAAGAAGTTTACGGTCTTCAACTTCATCAGCTGGCTCAGTAACACGTGCTCGTGCTAAAGCGGAGGCAGCTAAAGCACGCGCTACATTTGCAAACAAAGAAGCTAAAGCTAAGCTAGAAAGAGCTGCAACGGAGGCTAAGCtacagaaagaaaaggcagaaaaagaagCGGAATATTACAAAGAGAAAGCAGCAATCGAGTTCGAATTGCAGCTAGAGAACGCAAGAAAGGATGCTGAGCTAGAAGCGCTTGCTAGTTATCGCGAAGCCGCAGCGGCCGAAGCTGAAGCTGCCGTGTGGGAAGATGCAATGGACAATTTTGTTGTACTGGATGAAGCAGGCCCATCAGAGAAGGACAAACTGGAGCGTACAAGTGAATATGTCCAGTCTCAATACGAGCTACACTCAGGTGAAACCCATCCACGTACCAGGTCACTAAGGCAAGCAGCCATGAATGCTAGTTCCCAAGTATCTCAGCTTCCGACAGATGAAACCCCTCAAGGATATTCTTCCAATCCTTTCTCTCCAACATGGCAGCCGCCTGTTAGTCCTAAAGAACCGTCATATGCAAAAAATATTACCAACCCTGCATTAGCAAACTATGGCTCGGAAAATGTGCAAACACCTTCAGCTATTAAAGTGGAAAGGCAAGTCCCACGAAAGGAGACTGACCATCAGACAAACATAAACATGCGTACCACTTCCTCAGACAACTCTCCTCAGCCTTCCTTTCCACGCTACATATCAACAGCTAGCCATGGTGCACCCGGAGCGGAACATCTAGCACAGTTCTTGGCTCGTCGCGACCTGGTGAGTTCAAGTTTATATAAATTTGATGATAACCCAGAAAACTATCGAGCCTGGCATTCATCATACATAAACGCCACTCAAGGGCTAGGCCTCACAGCCACGGAGGAGCTAGACTTAATGACTAAGTGGCTCGGTAGAGAATCCAGCGACCAAGTCAGACGTCTCCGTTCAGTGCACGCGACGAATCCTGTCGTAGCACTCAGAAGGGCCTGGGAACGTCTCCAGGAATGTTATGCAGCACCCGAAGTCATCGAAAGGTCCCTTTTCAACCGGCTCGATCATTTCCCAAGGCTTTCAGGGAAAGAACACACAAAGCTACGAGAACTAGCCGACCTGTTAATGGAGGTGCAGGGAGCCAAGGAGGACGGCTACCTCCCAGGCCTGTCTTACCTGGACACCGCAAGAGGGATCGAACCCATAGTTGCAAAACTGCCTTATGGTCTTCAAGAAAGATGGGTATCCGCCGGTTCAAAGCACAAGGATGAAAATAATGGACGATTTCCCCCATTCGAGTTCTTTGCAAGTTTTGTACACCACGAGGCACGGAAAAGGAATGACCCTAGCTTTGCCATTCAAGGTACTAGCGGCTTAGCTGCGAAGCCTGAAAGGCCCTCCTTTAGAAGTAACCAAACCCCTATATCAGTTCACAAGACGGATATAGCCTCAACACACTCAAACGACCTAAAAGGAACCGGCGATCCAAACAAAACCTGTCCAATACATGGTAAACCCCACCCACTCAGACGATGCAAAGCCTTCAGAGCCAAACACctagaggaaaggaaaagcttTCTCAAGGCAAAGGGAATCTGCTTCAAATGCTGCAGTTCAACTACGCACTTGGCAAGAGACTGTCCAACTACAGTCAAGTGTATAGAGTGTGATAGTACCTACCACGACGCTGCTATGCATCCGGGTCCTGCACTTCAAGACGGGGCTCCCTCAACCTCACCACACAACGgcggggagagagaagagagcagTGACACTAAAGCCGTCGTCAGCGCAAGCTGCACCGAAGTTTGTGGAGCACGACAAGTCGGCAAGTCATGTTCCAAGATTTGCTTAGTGAAAGTATACCACAAACGTCAACCAGACAAAGCCATCAAGGCCTACGCCATATTGGACGACCAAAGCAACCGATCGTTAGCAAGGTCTACTTTCTTCGAGCTCTTCGACATCAAGTGCGAACCATATTCCTATTCTTTGAGGACGTGTTCCGGCACAACAGAAACATCCGGACGTAGGGCTGAAGAGTTTGTGGTGGAGTCACTCGACAGCAGGGTCACAATCCCTCTACCACCCCTCATCGAGTGCAACGACATTCTTGACAATCGGTCAGAAATCCCAACGCCAAACGCAGCTCTATGTCACCCTCACCTTCGCAAGGTAGCAGAACACATTCCAGAAGTTGACCCCACAGCAGAGATTCTCCTGTTACTCGGCAGAGATATCATTAGAGTTCACAAGGTACGGGAACAAATCAATGGTCCACACAATGCCCCATTTGCCCAACGCCTAGATCTGGGCTGGGTGCTAGTAGGAGAAGTCTGCTTGGGGAATGCACACAAGCCTACAGTTAGCACCTTCAAGACAGCTGTGCTCGACAATGGCCGCCCATCGCTCCTTCCACCTTGCACCAGTTTTCTACGAGTCAAAGAAATGGTTCCTTGTAGCAGGGAGACAAGACACACCTCCAGTAAGGTTACAGGAGAAGTGTTGGGACAAACTGTTTTCAATCACACAGAAAACGACAACAGGTTGGCACCCTCATTTGAAGACAAGGTTTTCTTGAAGCTTATGGACGAAGAGGTCTTCAGGAATGAGTCACAAAGTTGGGTAGCTCCACTCCCATTCCGACAACCAAGACAATACTTACCTAACAACCGGGAACAGGCAGTGCAGCGCTTTGGATCACTTCAACGAAGCCTGAGTAGGAAGCCAGATATGCAACAGCAGTTTGTGGCCTTCATGGGAAAAATATTGGAGAACGACCACGCCGAAGTCGCACCACCTCTGGCAGAAGACGAAGAATGTTGGTACCTGCCGACCTTTGGTGTGTTCCATCCACAAAAGCCAGGTCAAATCAGAGTGGTTTTCGACTCAAGTGCTAAACATGCCGGGGTTTCCCTCaatgatgtgctcctcacaggcCCAGACCTGAACAACTCACTTCTTGGAGTTCTGTTGCGGTTTCGGAAGGAAAAGGTTGCTGTCCTAGCGGACATACAGCAGATGTTTCACTGCTTTGTGGTACGAGAAGATCACAGGAACTACCTCAGATTTCTTTGGTACAGGGACAACGATGTGACCAAAGACGTCATAGACTTCAGAATGAAGGTTCATGTCTTCGGCAACAGCCCGTCTCCCGCAATAGCTATTTACGGGCTTAGACGAGCTATCAGAGAGGGTTCCCAAAAACATGGGGAAGACACAGTCAACTTTGTTATGCGTCACTTCTACGTCGACGATGGCCTTTGTTCTATGCCAACGGATGCGGAAGCCATCGACTTACTGCGCCGAACCCAGACTTCACTTGCCGAGTCTAACCTCCGCCTTCACAAGTTTGCCTCAAACAGTAAAGAAGTCTTGCAAGCTTTCCCACCAGAAGACCGTATAGGGGCCTCAAAGGATGTCAACCTCAGCGGGGAAGCTGCACACACTCAACGGAGCCTGGGTCTTCTATGGGAGATAACCAGGGACACGTTCACCTTCTCTGCTTCAACTGATATGAAGCCATTTACTCGCCGTGGAGTCCTCTCCACGGTAAACAGTGTTTTTGACCCTTTTGGGTTCGTGGCCCCGGTCACTATTCAAGGAAGAGCCCTTCTCAGGGAACTCACAGTCAAACTTTCTGGTTGGGATGCACCGCTACCTGCAGACAAATTGAGAAAGTGGGAGGCCTGGAGAGACTCACTCCAAGACCTCAAGCTCCTTCACATACCAAGGACATACACAGCAGTCTCTCTAGCTAAAGCGGTGAGAACTGAGCTCTGCATGTTCTCTGATGCATCCACTAAAGCCATTGGCGCTGTGGCATACTTGAAGGCCATacaagaagacaaacaaatTCAGATTGGATTTGTTATGGGAAAGTCAAAACTGGCACCTCAGTCTGAACCAACCATCCCAAGACTCGAGCTATGTGCAGCCGTCTTGGCCGTGGAAATGGCAGAGCTAATTCAGGATGAACTGGATGTTAAGCTGGATTCAACCAAGTTCTACAGCGACAGCAAGGTTGTTCTTGGCTATATCTACAACGAAAGCAAACGTTTCCATGTCTACGTGCATAATAGAGTTCAGCGTATTCGCCAATCCACGAAACCCGAACAATGGCACTATGTGCACACAGAGGAAAATCCTGCTGACCATGCATCGCGGTCAGTTCCTGCTTCACGTCTGCCAGAAACAACGTGGTTCACAGGGCCCAACTTCCTCTACAAAACTCCCGACAAACCAGTAAAGACATTCGATCTCATCAAACCAGATATGGATGTAGAGATCCGTCCAGAAGTAAGGAGCTATGCCACAAAGCTCGAAGAGAAAGGACTCAGCTCAGAACGCTTTCAAAGGTTCTCCAGCTTCAAGACCCTTGTTCGAGCCGTTGCACTCCTAATACATATCGCAAGGTGTCAAAAACTATCCAACTGGAGTGACAAATGTAAGGGATGGCATAAGTGTGATCTGTCTCGCACCCCAGACGAACTATGTCAAGCGAAGGAGGTCATCATCAGAGCTGTTCAGAAGGAAGCGTTCAAAAAAGAATTTGAAGCTTTGGAGACATCTAGGCCAGTCCCCTTGAACAGCAGCCTTCATCGGCTTAGCCCAATGTTGCAGAACAATCTTATCTGCCTTGGAGGCCGGCTGAAGAATGCTAACCTGAACATTGGAGAAAAGAACCCGGTTATCCTCCCCAAAGACAACCACGTTTCCTTGCTACTCGCCAGATACCACCACGCTGAGGTCAAACATCAAGGTCGTCACCTGACGGAAGGTGCTGTCAGGGCAGCGGGATTTTGGCTCTTGGGCGGGAAAAGGATCATCAATTCGATTCTACACAAATGTGTAACCTGTCGTAAGCTTAGAGGTAAATTCCAGCAACAACGCATGGCAGACTTACCTCCAGAACGCCTTACGACCTGTCCTCCCTTTACATACGTGGGTTTGGACGTCTTCGGACCTTGGGTCGTCTGCACCAGACGGACAAGAGGGGGGCAAGCTGAGAGCAAGCGGTGGGCCATAATGTTCTGCTGCATGAGCTCCAGGGCTGTCCACATCGAGGTCATTGACTCGATGGACACATCAGGCTGCATCAACGCTTTAAGACGTTTCTTTGCAATAAGAGGACCAGCCAAACAACTGCGATCAGATTGCGGCACAAACTTCATAGGGGCCTGTAAAGAACTTGGAATGAGCAAAGACCAACCAGATACAACTGTGCAGAAGTATCTTAACCAAGAAGGGTGTTCTTGGCAGTTCAATCCCCCGCACGCCTCGCACATGGGTGGTTCTTGGGAACGCCTGATCGGTTTGGCCCGAAGAATTCTTGATTCAATGCTTCTTGAACAGCACACTCGCTTAACCCACGATGTCCTGTGTACACTAATGGCAGAAGTCACAGCAATCCTAAACGCGAGGCCACTAATCCCAGTTTCAAACGATCCCGAGGATCCATTGATCTTGTCGCCATCAATGCTCCTAACTCAGAAAGGGGGAGTCCCTTCCCCACCCGGGGATTTCACAGACAAAGACCTCCTCACCAAGCAATGGAGACAAGTTCAAGCGCTGGCCAACAGGTTCTGGAATCGTTGGAGTCGTGAGTACTTGCCCACCTTGCTTTGCAGGAAGAAATGGCACAAGTCTTACCGAAACCTTCAGGAGGGAGACATTGTCCTTCTTAAAGACACTCAAGTAGCCCGTAACCACTGGCCAACGGCTATAATCACAAAGACCTTTCCTGGAAAAGATGGGAGAGTGAGGAAAGTGGAACTAAGGACCACAGTTCAGGGATCTTCAAAGACTTTCCTCAGGCCAGTCTCCGAGGTGATCTTACTTTTAGTTAAGGACTGA